From the genome of Faecalibacterium prausnitzii:
TCTGGGTGGAGCCGTGGCGGGGCAGTTCCGGGGCGATCTCCCCGATGAGCTTTGCCACCGCCAGGTCCTGGCAGATGACGGCATCCGCGCCGCTGGCGGCCACGGCCCGCACGGCATCCGCCAGCTGGGCCAGTTCGGTGCCGTAAACGGTGGTGTTCAGCGCCACATGCACCTTGACCCCACGCACATGGCAGAAGCGGACGGCCTCCTTCAGGCTGTCCGCATCAAAGTTTCCCGCGCTGGTGCGGGCGTTGAAGCCCGAAAACCCCAGATACACGGCGTCCGCACCGCTGAACACGGCGGCATGGAGCATCTCTTCACTGCCCACTGGGGCAAGGATCTCAATCTTCGACATTCTGTTCCCTCTGTTTTTCCTGTTCCTGCTCGGTCTGCGCGGCCTTTTCGCGGTCCTGTTTTGCCTTCAGGCGGGCCAGCTGCTCCCGCAGGGCTGCATTTTCGCGTCGGAGCGTCTCATTCTCCGCTTTTGCCTTATCCTCCGCGAGCTTCGCATGGGCTGCATCCGCGATATAGCTCTGGATCTGGCTGCGCATGTTCTCGGCGCTGCCGGTGCTCTTTTTGTACTCGTCCAGATAGTCCATGGCGCAGAACACTGCCGCCTTGGTCACCGAAAGGTTTTCGTTTCCGTCCAGCAGCTTTGCGATATCCTCGTCCAGCTTTTTGGCCAGAGAGGTGATATACTTTTCCGAATCCGTCGTTGCGATCGCATAGGGCGCGCCCGCAATGTTCACTCGCACTTTATTAACCATCGTATCCTCACTTTGCACGCCGCATGGCCTCTGCACGGCGGGAGCGGTTCCGAGTTTCCCGGTTTTTCGGACGCATTTTCGGGATCTTCGGGCACAAACCCGCCTGCGCCCGAAAACCGGGGCGCGGCTTTTTCGTTCTGAGCGGAATTTCTCTCCGAATTGCCGGGGTGCCGCCGTTCTCCTGCAGCAGCTCCCGGCCCGCTGTACCCTTATTATAATATAAATGGAGCGCAAGAAAAAGTGCTAAATTTGAATTTTTAGCAGATTTGTCAGAAAGAGGGGTCCAAAAATAGCAGTAACGGCAAAAATTGGCTCTTTTCCTTGCATTCATGCGCAGAACTGATTATAATATCATTGTTGTGTAGCAGGGCTGAGGGAAAGAGGAGAGTTTCCCTGCTGCGTTCAAATTCAGAAAGAGCACCCGTGAGTGTGCGGATAGGAGTTCCTTTATGACTACGAAAGAATTTGCAAAAATTCTTCAGGACAAGCTGACCAGCGAGTACGGCGTGGATCTGAGCGTTGCTTCCAATCAGCAGATCTATCGTTCCCTTGCTCTGATCTGCCGCCAGATGATGAGTGAGAACCACAAAAAGTTCCAGTCCAAGGCGATCGGCACCGGCTCCAAGCAGGTTTATTACCTGTGCATGGAGTTTCTGATGGGCCGCAGCCTGAAGATGAGCCTGTTCAATCTGGGCCTGAACGATGTGGCACAGCAGACTCTGGCCGCTGCTGACATCAACATCGACGGCATCTTCGAGGAAGAGCCCGATGCCGGTCTGGGCAACGGTGGTCTGGGCCGTCTGGCAGCCTGCTATCTGGACGGCATGGCCACCACCGGCATCTGCGGCACCGGCTACTCCATCCTGTATGAGTACGGCATCTTCAAGCAGAAGATCGTGGACGGCTGGCAGCAGGAGCGCGCCGACAACTGGCTGCCCGGCGGTCAGGTCTGGCTGAAGAGCCACCCGGACCAGGCCATCGAGGTCCGCTTTGACGGCGAGATCCACGAGAACTGGGATCACGGCTTCCATTATATCCAGCACACCAACTACAACAGCGTCATGGCGGTTCCTTCCGACATGTACGTGCAGGGCTACGACGGAAAGGGCGTTGCCAAGCTGCGCCTGTGGCAGGCAAAGGCCCCGGACTTTGATATGTCCAGCTTCTCTCTGGGCAATTACAACACGGCCATGAGCAAGAACGCCAACGCCGAGCTGATCTCCAAGGTCCTCTACCCCAACGACAACCACGTCGAGGGCAAGATCCTGCGCCTGCGCCAGCAGTACTTCCTGTCTGCCGCTTCCATCGGCGACATCGTCCAGAATCACCTGGCTACCTACGGCACCCTGGAGAACCTGGGTGACAAGGTGGCCATCCAGCTGAACGATACCCACCCGACCCTGGCCATCCCCGAAATGATGCGCATCCTGCTGGACGAGTGCGGCTTTGGCTGGGACAAGAGCTTCGACATCTGCCAGAAGGTCTTCGCCTACACCAACCACACCGTCATGGCCGAGGCTCTGGAAAAGTGGAACGTAGACATCTTCAAGATGACTCTGCCCCGCATCTACCAGATCGTGGTCGAGATGAACCGCCGCGCCCGCGAAGAGCTGGAGAAGGCATTCCCCGGCGACGAGGGCAAGATCAACTACATGGCCCTGATCGGCGACAACCAG
Proteins encoded in this window:
- the zapA gene encoding cell division protein ZapA, which produces MVNKVRVNIAGAPYAIATTDSEKYITSLAKKLDEDIAKLLDGNENLSVTKAAVFCAMDYLDEYKKSTGSAENMRSQIQSYIADAAHAKLAEDKAKAENETLRRENAALREQLARLKAKQDREKAAQTEQEQEKQREQNVED
- a CDS encoding glycogen/starch/alpha-glucan phosphorylase: MTTKEFAKILQDKLTSEYGVDLSVASNQQIYRSLALICRQMMSENHKKFQSKAIGTGSKQVYYLCMEFLMGRSLKMSLFNLGLNDVAQQTLAAADINIDGIFEEEPDAGLGNGGLGRLAACYLDGMATTGICGTGYSILYEYGIFKQKIVDGWQQERADNWLPGGQVWLKSHPDQAIEVRFDGEIHENWDHGFHYIQHTNYNSVMAVPSDMYVQGYDGKGVAKLRLWQAKAPDFDMSSFSLGNYNTAMSKNANAELISKVLYPNDNHVEGKILRLRQQYFLSAASIGDIVQNHLATYGTLENLGDKVAIQLNDTHPTLAIPEMMRILLDECGFGWDKSFDICQKVFAYTNHTVMAEALEKWNVDIFKMTLPRIYQIVVEMNRRAREELEKAFPGDEGKINYMALIGDNQVRMANICAYTSHSINGVSKLHSEIIKDSVFHDYYLFKPKAFKNVTNGIAYRRWLLASNPELCKLLDETIGDGYKHDAADLSKLNKYADDKTVLKKLNEIKLDNKKNFAAYLEKSTGQSIDPNSIFDCQVKRMHEYKRQHLNALNIAAQYLYLKENPNADFIPKTYIFGAKAAPGYYMAKQMIRMICKLGDLINNDPVVREKLRVVYLEEYCVSLSEHLMPAAEVSEQISLAGTEASGTGNMKFMLNGAITLGTLDGANVEIADAAGKENELIFGMLTPEVNNLKQVGYHPNAFIMGDDVANAALNFLERGWNGENFHEVTENLRSSDPYMVMADFKDYRRAQADLQRLYADREAWARMSLKNIANSGIFSADRSVLDYARDIWNAPVVK